One genomic segment of Humidesulfovibrio mexicanus includes these proteins:
- a CDS encoding outer membrane lipoprotein-sorting protein: protein MKTIAGLFLVLFGLLVATGFCGEAKSSLDVQGIVARSNHAALYQGADMRGAVTMTITDKQGRVRTRRFNMIRKNGDAKDQAQKYFVCFLEPADVRRMVFMVHKHGPGAQDDDRWMYLPSLDLVKRIAASDKRTSFVGSDFLYEDISGRNIDEDIHELVGATDRHYIVKNTPKNPRSVEFSHYVAHIDKETFLPMKLEYHRAGRVYRVAETLAVEKIPSGEAGQPTYATAVRSRVNDLDSGGSTEMVISRVRYNQKPSDDLFTERCLRRAPSEFLR from the coding sequence ATGAAGACCATAGCGGGGCTTTTCCTGGTCCTTTTCGGACTGCTGGTCGCAACGGGCTTTTGCGGGGAGGCCAAGTCTTCCCTCGATGTCCAGGGCATCGTCGCGCGGTCGAACCATGCCGCGCTGTACCAGGGCGCGGACATGCGCGGCGCGGTGACCATGACCATAACGGACAAGCAGGGGCGCGTGCGCACCCGTCGTTTCAACATGATCCGCAAGAACGGCGACGCCAAGGACCAGGCCCAGAAGTACTTCGTGTGCTTTCTGGAGCCTGCGGATGTGCGGCGCATGGTGTTCATGGTCCACAAGCACGGTCCGGGCGCGCAGGACGACGACCGCTGGATGTATTTGCCCAGCCTGGACCTCGTGAAGCGCATCGCCGCCAGCGACAAGCGCACCAGCTTCGTCGGCTCGGATTTCCTCTACGAGGACATCTCCGGCAGGAACATCGACGAGGACATTCATGAGTTGGTGGGCGCCACGGACCGCCACTACATCGTCAAGAACACGCCCAAGAACCCCCGTTCGGTGGAATTCAGCCACTACGTCGCCCACATCGACAAGGAGACCTTCCTGCCCATGAAGCTGGAATACCATCGCGCGGGCAGGGTGTACCGCGTGGCCGAGACCCTGGCCGTGGAGAAGATCCCCTCCGGGGAGGCCGGGCAGCCGACCTACGCCACTGCGGTGCGCTCGCGCGTCAACGACCTGGACAGCGGCGGCAGCACCGAGATGGTCATCAGCCGCGTGCGGTACAACCAGAAGCCGTCGGACGACCTGTTCACCGAGCGGTGCCTGCGCCGCGCACCAAGCGAGTTCTTGCGGTGA
- a CDS encoding efflux RND transporter permease subunit, whose amino-acid sequence MNALRDWLTSLGLLKPRLVAAGLLALLAVCASFFPSMVMDTDPENLLEPDEPVRVFHNEVKKRFNLSETILVGVTCEANPDGAFNAETLRHVYELARYAATLRYDDPDEPGRGGGVIEVDMVAPSVVDHMRQNGPGSIAFEWLMPGPPETREEALAVRERALSNPLLVGQLVSRDGKALCLYLPLTDKLLSYRVYEDLQKKIAEFGGSERYHIAGLPVAEGAIGVEMFSEMVVATPLTMVLFFGLLYVMFRRWSIVVLPMIVSTAAVVITFGAMVGLGFPVHILSSMLPVFLMSISLCDSIHFLSEFYEVYTPEKGRVQSVREVMGTLFMPMLYTSLTTAAGFFSFVSTEIPPARVFGVFVGVGVLVAWLVTIIFVPAYIMLLPDRILSRFGHAARQAQKPSRLAGPLARMGALACRRPRLVLALCALVMLGSAWGVSQVRVNDNYAKRFATGHPIREADTAINSHFGGVYSASLVLTAAPQAPSNTDVERLTHRLEQAAREIPDGGQLAQDCARTLAVRVEAVAAKAASTDELFSRAAAEAEALGAAASGQAAVAYDELRAAIDLERETSRAFKRPEVLRYMEAMQRHLEREGLIGKSTSLADIVAKVRQELVDGREESRRVPDSAQAVGECVMQYQQGHRPGDIWHYVTPEFDSANVIMQFTSGDSLRTEAAVRAVSDYMRVTPPPVPLSAQWAGLHYVNSVFQDKMFHGMLWSLAGSFALVLGLMVVLFRSVSWGLLSLVPLSLTILAIYGALGVLGLDYDMPVAVLGAISLGIAVDFAIHFLERARQLTRETGSWRATAPAMFAEPARAIGRNVVIVAFGFLPMLVARLVPYKTTGLLMFSILVLSGLSTLVVLPAIITLGERRLFPSAAPAGETALRHSEQRAADSAQGDDK is encoded by the coding sequence GTGAATGCGCTCCGGGATTGGCTCACCTCGCTGGGCCTGCTGAAACCAAGGCTTGTGGCGGCCGGACTGCTGGCGTTGCTGGCGGTGTGCGCCTCTTTCTTTCCGTCCATGGTCATGGACACGGACCCAGAAAACTTGTTGGAGCCGGACGAGCCTGTCCGGGTGTTCCACAACGAAGTCAAAAAGCGCTTCAACCTGAGTGAAACCATCCTTGTGGGCGTGACCTGCGAGGCGAATCCCGACGGGGCGTTCAATGCGGAAACGCTGCGCCACGTGTACGAGCTGGCGCGCTACGCCGCCACGCTGCGCTACGACGATCCCGACGAGCCCGGACGCGGCGGGGGCGTCATCGAGGTGGACATGGTGGCCCCCTCCGTGGTGGACCACATGCGCCAGAACGGGCCGGGGTCCATCGCCTTTGAATGGCTTATGCCCGGCCCCCCGGAAACGCGGGAGGAGGCGCTGGCCGTGCGCGAACGCGCGCTGTCCAATCCGCTGCTGGTGGGGCAGCTTGTCTCGCGTGACGGCAAGGCGTTGTGTCTCTATCTGCCCCTTACGGACAAGCTGCTGAGCTACCGCGTGTACGAGGATTTGCAGAAGAAGATCGCTGAATTCGGCGGTTCTGAGCGCTACCACATTGCGGGCCTGCCCGTGGCCGAGGGGGCCATCGGCGTGGAGATGTTCAGCGAGATGGTTGTGGCCACCCCCCTGACCATGGTGCTCTTCTTCGGCCTGCTCTACGTCATGTTCCGCCGCTGGAGCATCGTGGTGTTGCCTATGATCGTGTCCACGGCGGCCGTGGTCATCACCTTCGGGGCCATGGTGGGGCTGGGCTTCCCCGTGCACATCCTGAGCTCCATGCTGCCCGTCTTCCTCATGTCCATTTCGCTCTGCGACTCCATTCATTTCCTCTCGGAGTTTTACGAGGTGTACACCCCTGAGAAGGGCCGCGTCCAAAGCGTGCGCGAGGTCATGGGCACCCTGTTCATGCCCATGCTCTACACCTCGCTCACCACGGCGGCCGGATTCTTCTCCTTTGTCAGCACGGAAATTCCGCCGGCCCGCGTGTTCGGCGTTTTCGTGGGCGTGGGCGTGCTTGTGGCCTGGCTGGTGACCATCATCTTTGTTCCGGCCTACATCATGCTGCTGCCAGACAGGATTTTGTCACGGTTCGGACATGCGGCCCGCCAGGCCCAGAAGCCCTCGCGCCTGGCCGGTCCCCTGGCGCGCATGGGGGCCCTGGCCTGCCGCAGGCCCAGGCTGGTGCTGGCGCTGTGCGCGCTTGTCATGCTGGGTTCGGCCTGGGGCGTGTCCCAGGTGCGGGTGAACGACAACTACGCCAAGCGCTTCGCCACGGGCCACCCCATCCGCGAGGCCGACACCGCCATCAACAGCCACTTCGGCGGGGTGTACTCCGCCTCCCTGGTGCTCACCGCCGCGCCGCAAGCGCCTTCGAACACCGATGTGGAGCGCCTGACCCATCGGCTGGAACAGGCTGCGCGGGAAATTCCCGACGGCGGCCAACTTGCGCAGGACTGCGCCCGGACCCTGGCCGTGCGCGTGGAGGCCGTTGCCGCCAAGGCGGCCAGCACGGATGAGTTGTTCTCCCGCGCAGCGGCCGAGGCCGAGGCGCTGGGCGCGGCGGCTTCCGGACAGGCCGCGGTGGCCTATGACGAGCTTCGGGCCGCCATCGACCTGGAGCGGGAGACCTCGCGGGCCTTCAAGCGTCCCGAGGTGCTGCGCTACATGGAGGCCATGCAGCGCCATCTGGAGCGCGAAGGGCTCATCGGCAAAAGCACGTCCCTGGCCGACATCGTCGCCAAGGTGCGCCAGGAGCTGGTGGACGGACGCGAGGAAAGCCGCCGCGTGCCCGACAGCGCGCAGGCCGTGGGCGAATGCGTCATGCAGTACCAGCAGGGGCACAGGCCGGGCGACATCTGGCACTATGTGACGCCGGAATTCGACTCCGCCAACGTCATCATGCAGTTCACCAGCGGCGACAGCCTGCGCACCGAGGCGGCCGTGCGCGCCGTTTCGGACTACATGCGCGTCACTCCTCCCCCGGTGCCGCTTTCGGCCCAGTGGGCGGGGCTGCATTACGTGAACAGCGTGTTCCAGGACAAGATGTTCCACGGCATGTTGTGGTCGCTCGCGGGCAGCTTCGCCCTGGTGCTGGGGCTCATGGTGGTCCTGTTCCGCTCGGTGAGCTGGGGGCTGCTCAGCCTCGTGCCCTTGAGCCTGACCATTCTGGCCATCTATGGAGCGCTGGGGGTGCTGGGCCTGGACTACGACATGCCCGTCGCGGTGCTCGGGGCCATTTCCCTGGGCATAGCCGTGGACTTCGCCATCCACTTCCTGGAGCGCGCGCGGCAGCTCACCCGCGAAACGGGCTCCTGGCGGGCCACGGCCCCGGCCATGTTCGCCGAACCGGCCCGGGCCATCGGCCGCAACGTGGTCATCGTGGCCTTCGGCTTCCTGCCCATGCTTGTGGCCCGTCTGGTGCCCTACAAGACAACGGGCCTGCTCATGTTCTCCATTCTCGTGCTTTCCGGCCTGTCCACGCTTGTGGTGCTCCCGGCCATCATCACCCTTGGGGAGCGCAGGCTGTTCCCCTCCGCCGCACCAGCGGGGGAGACTGCGCTCCGGCATTCCGAACAGCGCGCGGCCGACTCCGCGCAAGGAGACGACAAATGA
- a CDS encoding MarR family transcriptional regulator — MESKEEIILNTVRQLQRFAAKYARIEDMPIPVEEGLEVTTREAHAVEAVGLRGHMSVTELAKFFGVTKSAASQTVTRLVDKGFLRKEPSPRSGKEFQLSLTDLGEKVQKAHERFHGADREELLKRLEAFSLGQISTVSVLLEALDDVLDRRLRP, encoded by the coding sequence ATGGAAAGCAAGGAAGAGATCATTCTGAACACGGTGCGCCAGTTGCAGCGCTTTGCGGCCAAGTACGCCCGCATCGAGGACATGCCCATTCCGGTGGAGGAGGGGCTTGAAGTGACCACGCGCGAGGCCCATGCCGTGGAGGCTGTGGGGCTGCGCGGGCACATGAGCGTCACCGAGCTGGCGAAGTTTTTCGGCGTGACCAAAAGCGCCGCGTCGCAGACCGTGACGCGCCTGGTGGACAAGGGCTTTCTGCGAAAGGAGCCGTCTCCGCGCAGCGGCAAGGAGTTCCAGCTGAGCCTTACCGATCTTGGGGAAAAGGTGCAGAAGGCCCATGAGCGCTTCCACGGCGCGGACCGGGAAGAGCTGCTCAAGCGTCTGGAGGCTTTCTCTCTTGGCCAGATCTCCACGGTTTCCGTGTTGTTGGAGGCCTTGGACGATGTGCTGGACCGGCGGTTGCGGCCTTAG
- a CDS encoding DUF2188 domain-containing protein, with protein sequence MGGNDRYVVRHGEDWAVKKAGAERASGVFGTQTEAERRAKAIVSNLGGGEVRIQGHDGKWRDSDTVAPGNDPKSSQDSKH encoded by the coding sequence ATGGGTGGGAACGACCGCTACGTGGTACGGCATGGCGAAGATTGGGCAGTGAAAAAGGCTGGTGCTGAACGCGCCAGCGGAGTTTTTGGCACCCAGACGGAGGCCGAGAGACGCGCCAAAGCTATCGTGTCCAATCTTGGAGGCGGTGAGGTCCGCATACAGGGCCATGACGGGAAGTGGAGAGATTCCGATACCGTTGCACCGGGGAACGATCCAAAATCTTCTCAAGACTCCAAGCATTAA
- a CDS encoding ribonucleoside triphosphate reductase has translation MPSQILKRDGRLETWSTDRIAQAIFKALSASGIKDPLLGRRLAHKVEAKLKDVDIPEQEHVQDMVELVLMESRQFSVARKYILYREKRRQLRNQQEAFLDIKETIDEYLDKSDWRVAENSNMSHSFQGLMLHLSGTVQARYALEKYPEEIRLAHEHGYFHIHDLSFGLAGYCAGWSLRDLLLEGFNLEGRSCAGPARHFDSAMGQMVNFLGTLQNEWAGAQAFNNVDTYLAPFIRHDGLSYEKVRQAVQKFVFNLNTTSRWGGQSPFTNLTLDLTPPKHIANEAVIIGGELMDSTYGEYAEEMEMFNRAFLEVMLDGDYSGQIFSFPIPTYNVTEDFPWKSRIGELLLKLTAKYGAPYFQNFINSELSPEDVRSMCCRLKMDLRELRNKVGGLFGAGDLTGSIGVVTLNLPKLAYLSQGEDEFLTLVEEYASLAKDALEFKRKLITGNLERGMFPWTRRYLKQGFRGHFSTIGLLGGHEACLNLIGKGIETDNGMRLMRRTLNRLRDITSRFQEETGNLYNLEATPAEGTSYRLAKIDRNLYADIITSGDATPYYTNSTCLPVGHSNDVLACLEHQDQLQPLYTGGTVFHTFLGESVADVASLREFIVTSFRNTKLPFLSITPTFSVCKDHGYIPGEHEHCPTCGAEAEVFTRIVGYYRPVSRWNKGKQAEYSDRVVYSGLCDCGR, from the coding sequence ATGCCCTCGCAGATTCTGAAGCGCGACGGACGCCTGGAAACCTGGTCCACTGACCGCATCGCCCAGGCCATTTTCAAGGCCCTTTCGGCCAGCGGCATCAAGGACCCGCTTTTGGGCCGCCGCCTTGCCCACAAGGTGGAGGCCAAGCTCAAGGATGTGGACATTCCGGAGCAGGAGCACGTGCAGGACATGGTGGAACTGGTGCTTATGGAGTCGCGCCAGTTCTCCGTGGCGCGCAAGTACATTCTGTACCGCGAGAAGCGCCGCCAGCTTCGCAATCAGCAGGAGGCCTTCCTCGACATCAAGGAGACCATCGACGAGTACCTGGACAAGAGCGACTGGCGCGTGGCCGAGAACTCCAACATGAGCCACAGCTTCCAGGGCCTCATGCTGCACCTCTCCGGCACGGTGCAGGCGCGCTACGCCCTGGAGAAGTATCCCGAGGAGATTCGCCTGGCCCATGAGCACGGCTACTTCCACATCCACGACCTGTCCTTCGGTTTGGCCGGGTACTGCGCGGGCTGGAGCCTGCGCGACCTGCTGCTGGAGGGCTTCAACCTGGAGGGCCGCTCCTGCGCCGGACCAGCCCGGCACTTCGACTCCGCCATGGGCCAGATGGTGAACTTTCTTGGCACCCTGCAGAACGAGTGGGCCGGCGCCCAGGCCTTCAACAACGTGGACACCTACCTCGCGCCGTTCATCCGGCACGATGGCCTCTCCTATGAAAAGGTGCGGCAGGCCGTGCAGAAGTTCGTGTTCAACCTGAACACCACCAGCCGCTGGGGCGGCCAGAGCCCCTTCACCAACCTCACCTTGGACCTGACCCCGCCCAAACATATTGCGAACGAGGCCGTCATCATCGGCGGCGAGCTCATGGACTCCACCTACGGCGAATACGCCGAGGAAATGGAGATGTTCAATCGCGCCTTCCTTGAGGTCATGCTCGACGGCGACTACTCCGGCCAGATCTTCTCCTTCCCCATCCCCACCTACAACGTCACCGAGGACTTCCCCTGGAAGTCGCGCATCGGCGAGCTGCTGCTCAAACTCACCGCCAAGTACGGCGCGCCCTACTTCCAGAATTTCATCAACTCCGAGCTTTCCCCCGAGGACGTGCGCAGCATGTGCTGCCGCCTCAAGATGGACCTGCGCGAGCTGCGGAACAAGGTGGGCGGGCTCTTCGGCGCGGGCGACCTCACCGGCTCCATCGGCGTGGTGACGCTGAACCTGCCCAAGCTGGCCTACCTTTCCCAAGGCGAGGACGAGTTTTTGACCCTGGTGGAGGAGTACGCCAGCCTCGCCAAGGACGCGCTGGAGTTCAAGCGCAAGCTCATCACCGGCAACCTGGAGCGCGGCATGTTCCCCTGGACGCGGCGCTACCTCAAGCAGGGCTTCCGCGGGCACTTTTCCACCATCGGGCTGCTGGGCGGGCACGAGGCCTGCCTGAACCTGATCGGCAAAGGCATCGAGACCGACAACGGAATGCGCCTCATGCGGCGCACCCTGAACCGCCTGCGCGACATCACCAGCCGTTTCCAGGAGGAGACCGGGAACCTCTACAACCTCGAAGCCACCCCCGCCGAGGGCACCAGCTACCGCCTGGCCAAGATCGACCGCAACCTCTACGCGGACATCATCACCAGCGGCGACGCCACCCCGTACTACACCAACTCCACCTGCCTGCCCGTGGGCCACTCCAACGACGTGCTCGCCTGCCTGGAGCACCAGGACCAGCTCCAGCCGCTGTACACCGGCGGCACCGTGTTCCACACCTTCCTGGGCGAGTCCGTGGCCGATGTGGCCTCCTTGCGCGAGTTCATCGTCACGAGCTTCCGCAACACCAAGCTGCCGTTTCTGTCCATCACGCCCACCTTCAGCGTGTGCAAGGACCATGGCTACATCCCCGGAGAGCACGAGCACTGTCCGACCTGCGGGGCCGAGGCCGAGGTCTTCACCCGCATTGTGGGCTATTACCGGCCGGTTTCCCGCTGGAACAAGGGCAAGCAGGCCGAATACTCGGACAGGGTCGTGTATTCGGGGCTGTGCGACTGCGGGCGGTAG
- a CDS encoding anaerobic ribonucleoside-triphosphate reductase activating protein: MSDSIAWNHVRGLTPLSLCDWPGHPCCVVFLGGCNLRCPTCHNGALAWSMETLPVVERPALRSFLARRARWLAGITVSGGEPTTVPGVGAVLHELAKSGLPVKLDTNGMLPEVVECMLAEGLVQRFAVDVKGPFAKYPALTGGAVDEVAARRNLSRIFAMAEKRPDAFFFRTTKVPLLDDADIETVRDLLPPGFALTLQDYIPPRRPHALADSEARRTPGNLVH; this comes from the coding sequence ATGAGCGACAGCATCGCCTGGAACCATGTGCGGGGATTGACCCCTCTCAGTCTGTGCGACTGGCCCGGCCATCCCTGCTGCGTAGTTTTTCTTGGGGGCTGCAACTTGCGCTGCCCCACCTGCCACAACGGCGCCCTGGCCTGGAGCATGGAAACCCTGCCCGTGGTGGAGCGGCCTGCTCTGCGTTCTTTTCTGGCACGCCGCGCGCGCTGGCTTGCGGGCATCACGGTCAGCGGCGGCGAACCGACCACGGTGCCGGGCGTGGGGGCCGTGCTGCACGAACTGGCCAAGAGCGGCCTGCCCGTGAAGCTCGACACCAACGGCATGTTGCCCGAGGTGGTGGAGTGTATGCTGGCCGAGGGGCTGGTGCAGCGCTTCGCCGTGGACGTAAAAGGCCCTTTTGCCAAGTATCCGGCCCTCACCGGCGGCGCGGTGGACGAGGTCGCCGCGCGCAGGAATCTCTCACGCATCTTTGCCATGGCCGAGAAACGCCCGGATGCCTTCTTTTTCCGCACCACCAAGGTGCCTCTGCTCGACGACGCCGACATCGAAACCGTGCGCGACCTGCTGCCCCCCGGCTTCGCCCTGACCCTGCAAGACTACATCCCGCCAAGGAGGCCACATGCCCTCGCAGATTCTGAAGCGCGACGGACGCCTGGAAACCTGGTCCACTGA
- the proB gene encoding glutamate 5-kinase: MVGAAESLRADILSRARTVVVKVGSAVLTCGAGLDARAIGRLVDQLSMLHDRGLKVVLVSSGAVAAGRTRIRQSVAGAESIDFSELPSRQAASAIGQSRLMHEYDQEFGRFGKTVAQILLTREDLKSRKRFLNARNTMRRLLDWGVIPVINENDTVAVAELEFGDNDTLASLIVDLVGAELFVNLTSAGGVFDKNPDKHPDACCLPVIEDVESLDIEGMCDGKTSVGSGGMYSKLRAARRAAQLGVATLIVSGREGIPLDRVFRGEALGTLVLPLARTVSHRKFWLAYHDTPAGSVQVDVGAAKALREKGKSLLPAGVRAVEGRFARGALVRIEDEAGATVGVGLSNYSAAEMRRIMGRKSAELAEVLGQAPFAEAIHRDNLLLDAAL, from the coding sequence ATGGTCGGGGCGGCGGAGAGCCTGCGTGCGGACATCCTGTCCCGTGCGCGCACAGTGGTGGTGAAGGTCGGCAGCGCGGTGCTCACCTGCGGAGCCGGGCTCGACGCCCGCGCCATCGGGCGGCTGGTGGACCAGCTGTCCATGCTGCACGACCGGGGCCTCAAGGTGGTGCTGGTGAGCTCCGGTGCGGTGGCCGCCGGACGTACGCGCATCCGCCAGAGCGTGGCCGGGGCCGAGTCCATAGACTTTTCCGAACTGCCCTCCCGCCAGGCCGCATCGGCCATCGGGCAGAGCCGCCTCATGCACGAGTACGACCAAGAGTTCGGCCGCTTCGGCAAGACCGTGGCGCAGATCCTGCTCACGCGGGAGGACCTCAAGAGCCGCAAGCGCTTTTTGAACGCGCGCAACACCATGCGCCGCCTGCTGGACTGGGGCGTCATCCCGGTCATCAACGAGAACGACACAGTGGCCGTGGCCGAGCTGGAGTTCGGCGACAACGATACCCTGGCCAGCCTCATCGTGGATCTGGTGGGCGCGGAGCTTTTTGTGAACCTTACCAGCGCGGGCGGCGTGTTCGACAAGAATCCGGACAAGCACCCGGACGCCTGCTGTCTGCCGGTCATTGAGGACGTGGAGTCCCTGGATATCGAGGGCATGTGCGACGGCAAGACCAGCGTGGGCTCCGGGGGCATGTACTCCAAGCTGAGGGCCGCCCGCCGGGCCGCGCAACTGGGCGTGGCCACGCTCATCGTCTCCGGGCGCGAGGGTATTCCCCTGGACCGCGTGTTCCGGGGCGAGGCCCTGGGGACGCTCGTGCTGCCCCTGGCGCGCACGGTGTCGCACCGCAAGTTCTGGCTGGCCTACCACGACACCCCGGCCGGCAGCGTGCAGGTGGACGTGGGCGCGGCCAAGGCCCTGCGCGAAAAGGGCAAGAGCCTGTTGCCCGCCGGCGTGCGCGCCGTTGAGGGGCGCTTTGCGCGCGGCGCGTTGGTGCGCATTGAGGACGAGGCCGGGGCCACAGTGGGCGTGGGCCTGTCCAACTATTCCGCCGCCGAGATGCGCCGCATCATGGGCAGGAAGAGCGCAGAGCTTGCGGAAGTCCTGGGCCAAGCACCCTTTGCCGAGGCCATCCATCGCGACAATCTGCTGCTGGACGCGGCGCTCTGA
- the obgE gene encoding GTPase ObgE, which produces MRFVDEAVITVRSGKGGNGSASLRRAKNLPKGGPDGGDGGKGGDVVFCASPRLLTLYDFRAQRLFEAENGQNGQSQDKNGRGGEDLVIEVPVGTQLFFEADDGERHMLADLRRAGQRFVACPGGDGGRGNLHFKSSVNRAPKRAEAGRAGQEKRLRLELKVIADAGLLGLPNAGKSTFLSAVSAARPKIAAYPFTTLTPNLGVVEGQTPELAGRRLIIADIPGLIEGASEGLGLGHTFLKHVERTRFLVHILSGEDADPENPAAGFAMLDEELRAFDPELAQKPQIRVINKIDVLSAERMEALRANAPEGVLFVSALTGEGLPALLDEMWRRMGDAGAVDWAEEDQADAEGARNFGAEPWGEAAGFEDEEE; this is translated from the coding sequence ATGAGATTCGTGGACGAGGCGGTCATCACGGTTCGCTCGGGCAAGGGCGGCAACGGCAGCGCCTCGTTGCGCCGCGCTAAGAACCTGCCCAAGGGTGGCCCCGACGGGGGCGACGGCGGCAAGGGCGGCGACGTGGTCTTTTGCGCCAGCCCGCGGCTGCTCACCCTGTACGACTTCCGCGCCCAGCGCCTGTTCGAGGCCGAAAACGGCCAGAACGGGCAGAGCCAGGACAAGAATGGGCGCGGTGGCGAGGACCTGGTCATCGAGGTGCCCGTGGGCACGCAGCTGTTCTTCGAGGCCGACGACGGCGAGCGCCATATGCTGGCCGACCTCCGCCGCGCGGGCCAGCGCTTCGTGGCCTGCCCCGGCGGCGATGGCGGACGCGGCAACCTGCACTTCAAGAGCTCCGTGAACCGTGCGCCCAAGCGCGCCGAGGCGGGCAGGGCAGGCCAGGAGAAACGCCTGCGCCTGGAGCTCAAGGTCATTGCCGATGCGGGGTTGCTCGGCCTGCCCAACGCGGGCAAGAGCACCTTCCTTTCGGCCGTTTCCGCCGCGCGGCCCAAGATCGCCGCCTACCCCTTCACCACCCTTACGCCAAACCTCGGCGTGGTGGAGGGCCAGACCCCGGAGCTCGCCGGACGCAGGCTGATCATCGCCGACATTCCCGGCCTCATCGAGGGGGCCAGCGAAGGCCTGGGCCTGGGCCACACCTTTTTGAAGCACGTGGAGCGCACGCGATTTCTGGTGCACATCTTGAGCGGCGAGGACGCCGACCCGGAGAACCCGGCTGCGGGCTTCGCCATGCTGGACGAGGAACTGCGCGCCTTTGACCCGGAGCTGGCCCAAAAGCCGCAGATCCGCGTCATCAACAAAATCGACGTGTTGTCCGCTGAACGTATGGAGGCCCTGCGCGCCAACGCGCCTGAAGGCGTGCTCTTCGTCTCCGCCCTTACGGGAGAGGGGCTGCCCGCGCTTCTGGACGAGATGTGGCGGCGCATGGGCGACGCCGGCGCCGTCGACTGGGCTGAAGAGGACCAGGCCGATGCCGAAGGGGCGCGGAATTTCGGCGCCGAGCCTTGGGGCGAAGCAGCGGGCTTCGAGGACGAGGAGGAGTGA
- the rpmA gene encoding 50S ribosomal protein L27 has translation MAHKKAGGSSRNGRDSAGQRRGVKRFGGQKVLAGNILVRQVGTSIHPGKNVGVGKDWTLFALVDGEVKYEKYTRNNKVKTRVHILPVSA, from the coding sequence ATGGCTCACAAGAAAGCGGGCGGCAGCTCCAGAAACGGACGCGACAGCGCCGGCCAACGCCGCGGCGTCAAGCGCTTCGGCGGCCAGAAAGTCCTGGCTGGCAACATCCTCGTTCGCCAGGTGGGCACCAGCATCCACCCCGGCAAGAACGTGGGCGTGGGCAAGGACTGGACCCTGTTCGCCCTTGTTGACGGCGAGGTGAAGTACGAGAAGTACACCCGCAACAACAAGGTCAAGACCAGGGTGCACATCCTCCCCGTGAGCGCCTAA
- the rplU gene encoding 50S ribosomal protein L21 has protein sequence MFAIIETGGKQYRVEQGLEFKVELLQADPGAEVNLDKVLLVSDGGQAKIGAPYVEGATVACEVLGHGRGEKIIIFKKKRRNDFHKKTGHRQDYTSLKVKAIQA, from the coding sequence ATGTTCGCAATCATCGAGACCGGCGGTAAGCAGTACCGCGTGGAACAGGGACTCGAGTTCAAGGTTGAGCTTCTTCAGGCCGATCCCGGCGCCGAGGTGAACCTGGACAAAGTCCTGCTTGTGTCCGACGGCGGCCAGGCCAAGATCGGCGCCCCGTACGTCGAAGGCGCCACCGTGGCGTGCGAGGTCCTGGGCCATGGTCGTGGCGAGAAGATCATCATCTTCAAGAAGAAGCGCCGCAACGACTTCCACAAGAAGACCGGCCACCGTCAGGACTACACCAGCCTGAAGGTCAAGGCCATCCAGGCCTAA
- a CDS encoding ComF family protein, with amino-acid sequence MRESLAMRARGLWGGLLLAESRCAACGAVLSVPGDGLCPDCREELAPEAGACCLGCGEPLPVPSLGGALCARCLETPRAWGRALCYGRYQGRLKELIWAYKFEGRLGCGRLLQDFALRAYEAGVAGGAGRYDALAPVPLHPRRLLARGFNQSRELARRIAARHDLPIWDHALRRVRRTTPQMRLAREERTQNIRGAFAAGEWRVSGAALLVVDDIMTTGATLEECARILFAAGAKSVDVLAVARA; translated from the coding sequence ATGCGTGAATCGCTTGCGATGCGCGCGCGCGGGCTTTGGGGCGGACTGCTGCTTGCGGAATCGCGCTGCGCGGCGTGCGGGGCGGTGCTGTCGGTGCCCGGTGACGGCCTGTGCCCCGATTGCCGGGAGGAGCTTGCCCCGGAAGCGGGCGCATGTTGCCTGGGCTGCGGCGAGCCCCTGCCCGTCCCGTCCTTGGGGGGGGCGCTGTGCGCGCGCTGCCTGGAGACGCCGCGCGCCTGGGGCCGGGCGCTGTGCTACGGGCGCTACCAGGGGCGGCTCAAGGAGCTGATCTGGGCCTACAAGTTCGAGGGACGCCTTGGGTGCGGACGGTTGCTGCAGGATTTCGCCCTGCGCGCCTATGAAGCTGGTGTTGCTGGCGGCGCGGGGCGTTACGATGCGCTTGCGCCCGTGCCGCTGCATCCGCGCAGGTTGCTCGCCCGAGGGTTCAACCAGAGCCGTGAGTTGGCCCGGCGCATCGCCGCGCGCCACGATCTGCCCATATGGGACCATGCCCTGCGGCGCGTCCGGCGCACCACCCCGCAGATGCGCCTGGCCCGCGAGGAGCGGACGCAGAACATCCGTGGGGCCTTTGCCGCCGGGGAATGGCGGGTGTCCGGCGCGGCCCTGCTTGTGGTGGACGACATCATGACCACGGGCGCGACCCTAGAGGAGTGCGCCAGGATCCTTTTTGCCGCTGGTGCGAAAAGTGTGGACGTGCTGGCCGTTGCGCGCGCATAA